The following proteins are co-located in the Vigna unguiculata cultivar IT97K-499-35 chromosome 9, ASM411807v1, whole genome shotgun sequence genome:
- the LOC114196258 gene encoding 60S ribosomal protein L35a-3 translates to MVKGRQGERVRLYVRGTVLGYKRSKSNQYPNTSLIQIEGVNTKEEVGWYAGKRMAYIYKAKVKKNGSHYRCIWGKVTRPHGNSGVVRAKFKSNLPPRSMGARVRVFMYPSNI, encoded by the exons ATGGTGAAGGGACGTCAAGGAGAGCGCGTCAG GCTCTATGTGAGAGGTACAGTCCTTGGATACAAAAG GTCCAAGTCAAACCAGTATCCCAACACATCCCTGATCCAAATTGAGGGAGTGAACACCAAAGAAGAAGTAGGATGGTATGCTGGCAAGAGAATGGCCTATATTTATAAGGCTAAGGTGAAGAAGAATGGAAGCCACTACCGTTGCATTTGGGGTAAGGTTACAAGGCCTCACGGTAACAGTGGTGTTGTTCGTGCTAAATTCAAGTCAAACCTTCCTCCCAGATCAATG GGAGCACGGGTTAGAGTGTTCATGTATCCAAGTAACATCTGA
- the LOC114196255 gene encoding metal-nicotianamine transporter YSL3: MNPMGTNATSNEELKEIENLGREDIEEAPVVPDDVSGIAPWPKQITIRGLVASFLIGTIYSVIVMKLNLTTGLVPNLNVSAALLGFVFIRAWTKILAKAKIVSTPFTRQENTVIQTCAVACYSIAVGGGFGSYLLGLNRKTYEQAGFDTEGNNPASTKEPGIGWMTAFLFVTSFVGLLALVPIRKIMIIDYKLTYPSGTATAVLINGFHTPKGDAMAKKQVHGFLKFFSASFFWAFFQWFYTGGDSCGFVQFPTFGLKAWKNSFYFDFSMTYVGAGMICSHLVNLSLLLGAVISWGIMWPLIRGLKGEWFPSSIPESSMKSLNGYKVFISIALILGDGLYNFVKVLYFTATNIHASVKRKNLNTFSDNQKPVPMDDLRRNEVFARESIPIWLACAGYILFSIVSIIVIPLMFPQLKWYYVVFAYLFAPSLGFCNAYGAGLTDMNMAYNYGKVALFVLAALAGKSDGVVAGLVGCGLIKSIVSISSDLMHDFKTGHLTFTSPRSMLLSQAIGTAIGCVVAPLTFFLFYKAFDVGNPNGDYKAPYAIIYRNMAILGVEGFSALPLHCLQLCYGFFAFAIAANLVRDLGPKRVRNWIPLPMAMAVPFLVGGYFAIDMCMGSLVVFLWHKLHRSEASLMVPAVASGLICGDGLWILPSSILALLKVRPPICMSFLASSAS; encoded by the exons ATGAATCCAATGGGTACTAATGCAACAAGCAACGAAGAACTCAAGGAGATTGAGAATCTCGGAAGAGAAGATATTGAAGAGGCTCCGGTTGTGCCTGATGACGTGAGTGGAATAGCACCATGGCCAAAACAGATTACAATTCGGGGACTGGTGGCTAGCTTTCTGATTGGAACAATTTATAGTGTGATTGTGATGAAGCTGAACCTCACAACTGGGTTAGTCCCCAATCTCAATGTCTCAGCTGCTCTCCTTGGTTTTGTGTTCATAAGAGCTTGGACTAAGATTCTTGCGAAGGCCAAAATTGTTTCAACGCCATTCACTAGACAGGAGAATACCGTAATCCAGACTTGTGCGGTCGCTTGCTATAGCATCGCGGTAGGAG GTGGTTTTGGGTCTTACCTCTTGGGTTTGAATAGGAAGACATATGAGCAAGCAGGGTTTGATACAGAAGGGAACAATCCTGCGAGTACTAAGGAGCCTGGAATTGGATGGATGACAGCCTTTCTCTTTGTCACCAGCTTTGTTGGGTTGTTGGCGTTGGTTCCCATTAGAAAG ATTATGATAATAGACTACAAATTAACTTATCCAAGTGGAACTGCCACTGCTGTTCTTATCAACGGGTTCCATACTCCTAAAGGAGATGCGATGGCCAA AAAGCAGGTTCATGGTTTCTTGAAATTTTTCTCAGCCAGTTTCTTCTGGGCTTTCTTTCAATGGTTTTACACGGGTGGAGATAGTTGTGGATTTGTTCAGTTTCCCACTTTTGGATTGAAAGCATGGAAAAATTC ATTCTATTTTGATTTCAGCATGACCTATGTCGGAGCAGGAATGATCTGTTCCCATCTTGTAAATTTATCCTTGCTTCTGGGTGCTGTGATTTCATGGGGCATTATGTGGCCGTTAATCCGGGGACTAAAAGGAGAATGGTTTCCCTCAAGTATACCAGAAAGCAGCATGAAGAGTCTCAATGGCTATAAG GTTTTTATTTCCATTGCATTGATTCTTGGTGATGGGCTTTACAATTTTGTCAAAGTCCTCTATTTCACTGCCACCAATATCCACGCCTCCGTGAAAAGGAAAAACCTTAATACAT TTTCAGATAACCAGAAACCGGTACCTATGGATGATCTTAGAAGGAATGAGGTGTTTGCAAGAGAGAGCATACCCATATGGTTGGCATGTGCTGGGTACATTTTGTTCTCCATCGTTTCTATCATTGTGATCCCTTTGATGTTCCCGCAGTTGAAGTGGTATTACGTGGTGTTTGCGTATCTTTTCGCACCCTCTCTGGGCTTCTGCAATGCGTACGGTGCAGGCTTAACAGACATGAACATGGCCTATAACTATGGGAAAGTGGCTCTCTTTGTGCTTGCAGCCTTGGCAGGAAAAAGTGATGGTGTAGTAGCTGGACTTGTGGGGTGTGGTCTGATAAAATCCATTGTCTCCATTTCATCTGATCTGATGCATGATTTCAAGACTGGCCATCTCACTTTCACTTCCCCTCGTTCAATGCTTCTAAGCCAAGCAATTGGGACAGCAATAGGCTGTGTTGTTGCTCCTCTCACATTCTTCCTTTTCTACAAGGCTTTTGATGTAGGAAACCCAAATGGGGATTACAAGGCACCGTATGCAATCATTTATAGAAACATGGCAATTCTTGGTGTGGAAGGCTTTTCTGCCCTTCCTCTGCACTGTCTCCAACTCTGCTATGGATTTTTTGCATTTGCCATAGCAGCCAACTTGGTCAGAGATCTTGGCCCCAAAAGGGTTAGGAATTGGATTCCACTTCCAATGGCCATGGCTGTTCCTTTCCTAGTTGGTGGTTACTTTGCCATTGACATGTGCATGGGTAGTTTGGTTGTGTTTTTGTGGCACAAACTACACAGAAGTGAAGCAAGTTTGATGGTTCCTGCTGTTGCTTCTGGTTTGATTTGTGGAGATGGATTGTGGATTCTTCCTTCATCGATTCTAGCTTTGTTAAAAGTTCGTCCACCAATCTGCATGAGCTTTCTGGCATCCAGTGCCAGTTAG
- the LOC114164067 gene encoding ATPase family AAA domain-containing protein 1-B isoform X1: MGGSSETKFLQDLLLYAASAALSCLVLFAGLRHLDPNREASKKVLEHKKEIAKRLGRPLIQTNPYEDVIACDVINPDHIDVEFNSIGGLETIKQALFELVILPLKRPDLFSHGKLLGPQKGVLLYGPPGTGKTMLAKAIAKESGAVFINVRISNLMSKWFGDAQKLVAAVFSLAYKLQPAIIFIDEVDSFLGQRRTTDHEALLNMKTEFMALWDGFTTDQNARVMVLAATNRPSELDEAILRRLPQAFEIGIPDQRERTEILKVILKGERVEDNIEFGHIADLCEGYTGSDLFDLCKKAAYFPIRELLDEEKKGKRSPAPRPLSQLDLEKALATSQKTKVAASEYAGFSLQSPSRWSVPGESGDSQIQAAINEFSKLVVSHMINLQPESQDP, encoded by the exons ATGGGAGGTTCATCGGAGACGAAGTTCCTGCAAGACCTGTTGTTGTACGCTGCGAGCGCGGCGTTGAGTTGCTTGGTGTTGTTCGCGGGACTCAGACACCTCGATCCTAATCGCGAAGCTTCCAAGAAGGTTCTTGAGCACAAGAAAGAGATTGCAAAGCGTCTCGGTCGCCCCCTCATTCAGACTAACCCTTATGAG GATGTTATAGCCTGTGATGTTATAAATCCTGACCACATTGATGTGGAGTTCAATTCTATTGGGGGACTGGAAACAATCAAGCAAGCTTTGTTTGAGCTTGTTATTCTGCCTCTAAAAAGACCAGATTTGTTTTCACATGGTAAGCTTCTTGGACCACAAAAGGGGGTTCTGTTGTATGGACCCCCTGGCACTGGAAAAACCATGCTTGCCAAAGCTATTGCTAAGGAGTCGGGAGCAGTTTTTATCAATGTGAGGATATCAAACCTTATGAGCAAGTGGTTTGGAGATGCCCAAAAGCTTG TGGCTGCTGTATTTAGCCTGGCTTATAAGCTTCAGCCTGCCATCATTTTCATTGATGAAGTAGACAGTTTTTTGGGTCAACGCCGTACAACAGATCATGAGGCTTTGTTAAACATGAAAACTGAGTTCATGGCTCTGTGGGACGGGTTTACTACAGATC AGAATGCTCGAGTTATGGTTCTTGCAGCGACAAACCGTCCTTCAGAACTTGATGAAGCAATACTACGGCGTCTTCCTCAAGCCTTTGAAATCGGAATTCCCGACCAAAGGGAGAGGACTGAAATATTGAAGGTTATCTTAAAGGGTGAGAGGGTTGAAGACAACATAGAGTTTGGTCATATAGCGGACTTGTGTGAGGGTTACACTGGTTCAGATCTATTTGATCTTTGCAAGAAAGCTGCCTATTTTCCTATTAGAGAACTACTGGATGAAGAGAAGAAAGGAAAACGATCTCCT GCACCTAGACCTTTGTCCCAGTTAGATTTGGAGAAGGCCCTTGCCACTTCACAGAAGACAAAGGTTGCTGCAAGTGAATACGCTGGATTCAGCCTTCAGTCACCTTCAAGATGGTCGGTGCCTGGTGAGTCAGGTGATTCTCAGATTCAGGCTGCAATCAATGAATTCTCTAAGCTTGTGGTTTCTCACATGATTAACCTCCAACCAGAATCCCAAGATCCTTAA
- the LOC114164067 gene encoding ATPase family AAA domain-containing protein 1-A isoform X3, with product MGGSSETKFLQDLLLYAASAALSCLVLFAGLRHLDPNREASKKVLEHKKEIAKRLGRPLIQTNPYEDVIACDVINPDHIDVEFNSIGGLETIKQALFELVILPLKRPDLFSHGKLLGPQKGVLLYGPPGTGKTMLAKAIAKESGAVFINVRISNLMSKWFGDAQKLVAAVFSLAYKLQPAIIFIDEVDSFLGQRRTTDHEALLNMKTEFMALWDGFTTDQNARVMVLAATNRPSELDEAILRRLPQAFEIGIPDQRERTEILKVILKGERVEDNIEFGHIADLCEGYTGSDLFDLCKKAAYFPIRELLDEEKKGKRSPAPRPLSQLDLEKALATSQKTKVAASEYAGFSLQSPSRWSVPGESD from the exons ATGGGAGGTTCATCGGAGACGAAGTTCCTGCAAGACCTGTTGTTGTACGCTGCGAGCGCGGCGTTGAGTTGCTTGGTGTTGTTCGCGGGACTCAGACACCTCGATCCTAATCGCGAAGCTTCCAAGAAGGTTCTTGAGCACAAGAAAGAGATTGCAAAGCGTCTCGGTCGCCCCCTCATTCAGACTAACCCTTATGAG GATGTTATAGCCTGTGATGTTATAAATCCTGACCACATTGATGTGGAGTTCAATTCTATTGGGGGACTGGAAACAATCAAGCAAGCTTTGTTTGAGCTTGTTATTCTGCCTCTAAAAAGACCAGATTTGTTTTCACATGGTAAGCTTCTTGGACCACAAAAGGGGGTTCTGTTGTATGGACCCCCTGGCACTGGAAAAACCATGCTTGCCAAAGCTATTGCTAAGGAGTCGGGAGCAGTTTTTATCAATGTGAGGATATCAAACCTTATGAGCAAGTGGTTTGGAGATGCCCAAAAGCTTG TGGCTGCTGTATTTAGCCTGGCTTATAAGCTTCAGCCTGCCATCATTTTCATTGATGAAGTAGACAGTTTTTTGGGTCAACGCCGTACAACAGATCATGAGGCTTTGTTAAACATGAAAACTGAGTTCATGGCTCTGTGGGACGGGTTTACTACAGATC AGAATGCTCGAGTTATGGTTCTTGCAGCGACAAACCGTCCTTCAGAACTTGATGAAGCAATACTACGGCGTCTTCCTCAAGCCTTTGAAATCGGAATTCCCGACCAAAGGGAGAGGACTGAAATATTGAAGGTTATCTTAAAGGGTGAGAGGGTTGAAGACAACATAGAGTTTGGTCATATAGCGGACTTGTGTGAGGGTTACACTGGTTCAGATCTATTTGATCTTTGCAAGAAAGCTGCCTATTTTCCTATTAGAGAACTACTGGATGAAGAGAAGAAAGGAAAACGATCTCCT GCACCTAGACCTTTGTCCCAGTTAGATTTGGAGAAGGCCCTTGCCACTTCACAGAAGACAAAGGTTGCTGCAAGTGAATACGCTGGATTCAGCCTTCAGTCACCTTCAAGATGGTCGGTGCCTGGTGAGTCAG ACTAA
- the LOC114164067 gene encoding ATPase family AAA domain-containing protein 1-B isoform X2, translated as MGGSSETKFLQDLLLYAASAALSCLVLFAGLRHLDPNREASKKVLEHKKEIAKRLGRPLIQTNPYEDVIACDVINPDHIDVEFNSIGGLETIKQALFELVILPLKRPDLFSHGKLLGPQKGVLLYGPPGTGKTMLAKAIAKESGAVFINVRISNLMSKWFGDAQKLVAAVFSLAYKLQPAIIFIDEVDSFLGQRRTTDHEALLNMKTEFMALWDGFTTDQNARVMVLAATNRPSELDEAILRRLPQAFEIGIPDQRERTEILKVILKGERVEDNIEFGHIADLCEGYTGSDLFDLCKKAAYFPIRELLDEEKKGKRSPAPRPLSQLDLEKALATSQKTKVAASEYAGFSLQSPSRWSVPGESGVRSVNIV; from the exons ATGGGAGGTTCATCGGAGACGAAGTTCCTGCAAGACCTGTTGTTGTACGCTGCGAGCGCGGCGTTGAGTTGCTTGGTGTTGTTCGCGGGACTCAGACACCTCGATCCTAATCGCGAAGCTTCCAAGAAGGTTCTTGAGCACAAGAAAGAGATTGCAAAGCGTCTCGGTCGCCCCCTCATTCAGACTAACCCTTATGAG GATGTTATAGCCTGTGATGTTATAAATCCTGACCACATTGATGTGGAGTTCAATTCTATTGGGGGACTGGAAACAATCAAGCAAGCTTTGTTTGAGCTTGTTATTCTGCCTCTAAAAAGACCAGATTTGTTTTCACATGGTAAGCTTCTTGGACCACAAAAGGGGGTTCTGTTGTATGGACCCCCTGGCACTGGAAAAACCATGCTTGCCAAAGCTATTGCTAAGGAGTCGGGAGCAGTTTTTATCAATGTGAGGATATCAAACCTTATGAGCAAGTGGTTTGGAGATGCCCAAAAGCTTG TGGCTGCTGTATTTAGCCTGGCTTATAAGCTTCAGCCTGCCATCATTTTCATTGATGAAGTAGACAGTTTTTTGGGTCAACGCCGTACAACAGATCATGAGGCTTTGTTAAACATGAAAACTGAGTTCATGGCTCTGTGGGACGGGTTTACTACAGATC AGAATGCTCGAGTTATGGTTCTTGCAGCGACAAACCGTCCTTCAGAACTTGATGAAGCAATACTACGGCGTCTTCCTCAAGCCTTTGAAATCGGAATTCCCGACCAAAGGGAGAGGACTGAAATATTGAAGGTTATCTTAAAGGGTGAGAGGGTTGAAGACAACATAGAGTTTGGTCATATAGCGGACTTGTGTGAGGGTTACACTGGTTCAGATCTATTTGATCTTTGCAAGAAAGCTGCCTATTTTCCTATTAGAGAACTACTGGATGAAGAGAAGAAAGGAAAACGATCTCCT GCACCTAGACCTTTGTCCCAGTTAGATTTGGAGAAGGCCCTTGCCACTTCACAGAAGACAAAGGTTGCTGCAAGTGAATACGCTGGATTCAGCCTTCAGTCACCTTCAAGATGGTCGGTGCCTGGTGAGTCAG GTGTCAGATCCGTCAACATTGTATAA